In Aequorivita sp. H23M31, a single window of DNA contains:
- a CDS encoding CPXCG motif-containing cysteine-rich protein: MYEHFFQCPFCWETISMLLDSSVAHQKYIEDCEICCNPMEIEVSFEDGELMEFRANSN, encoded by the coding sequence ATGTACGAGCATTTTTTTCAGTGTCCGTTTTGCTGGGAGACCATTTCGATGCTGTTGGATTCCTCAGTGGCCCATCAAAAATATATCGAGGATTGTGAGATTTGTTGCAATCCCATGGAAATCGAGGTATCCTTTGAGGATGGAGAACTAATGGAATTTAGAGCGAATAGCAATTGA
- a CDS encoding AsmA family protein, translating into MNKPVKIISYTLLSLGIIAIIALISINIVVKNKVENFIKDDLPDHIERSYDKISVNTLDGTILLKNPQITVKNIEDGAKHTFVSAETLVVSGISYWELLFNEKIHIRNITLNEPSFKYYKDRVKSTKDTLQKKTKMEKSILVDAFHVNNSNIALYEKGNDSTKIYTENLSFEIEDIHINQEIFQRKIPFEYKEFRATGDSLFVKANSYDNLSVGPYSIKNGNLIFEDLKYYTKFSKTELSHLLKVQRDHYDVSINSLSIEDFNFGFRDSLFFSEIKMITLNDPQAEIYRDKLVADDLSIKPLYSKSLRELDFDLTIDSVKIKNGALKYEEKVQEENSGGAIQFHDLNADISKLSNTYQEPEKTDIKIKAVFMDNTPIDIDWNFDVQNVQDQFLFKATVGPLDAEKMNRFTQPNLKVRLQGHVSRTYFTIDGNHDSSTTDLKINYSDFKVEVLQKDGKKKNKFLSAVVNIFVSKNSDKKDEHFKEGTGEATRNKTKSVFNQLWISIQSALKKIMI; encoded by the coding sequence ATGAATAAACCGGTTAAAATCATTTCCTATACACTGCTCTCCTTAGGAATAATTGCAATTATCGCATTGATTTCGATAAACATAGTTGTAAAAAATAAAGTCGAAAATTTTATAAAGGATGATTTACCTGACCATATCGAGCGATCTTATGACAAAATATCGGTAAATACTTTGGACGGGACCATACTCCTGAAAAATCCCCAGATTACAGTTAAAAATATCGAGGATGGCGCGAAACACACCTTTGTTTCAGCTGAGACACTGGTAGTTTCTGGGATTAGCTATTGGGAGTTATTATTTAATGAGAAGATCCACATTCGAAATATTACCTTAAACGAGCCCTCGTTTAAATATTACAAAGACAGAGTAAAATCAACAAAAGATACGCTTCAGAAGAAAACAAAAATGGAAAAATCCATATTAGTTGATGCATTTCACGTGAATAATTCAAATATCGCTCTATATGAGAAAGGAAATGATTCGACAAAAATTTATACGGAAAACCTATCCTTTGAAATAGAAGATATTCACATAAACCAAGAAATCTTTCAGCGTAAAATTCCATTTGAATATAAAGAGTTTCGTGCTACCGGAGATTCTCTATTTGTAAAAGCAAATTCATATGATAATCTGAGTGTGGGACCATATTCAATAAAGAATGGAAATTTAATTTTCGAAGATTTAAAGTATTACACAAAATTTTCAAAGACCGAACTTTCACACCTTCTAAAAGTTCAACGGGATCATTATGATGTTTCTATCAATTCTCTTTCAATCGAGGACTTCAATTTTGGTTTTAGGGATAGCTTGTTTTTTTCAGAGATTAAAATGATTACTCTGAATGACCCACAAGCTGAAATTTATAGAGACAAATTGGTAGCTGATGACCTTTCTATAAAGCCATTGTACAGTAAATCCCTTCGAGAATTGGATTTTGATCTAACCATAGATTCCGTAAAGATTAAAAACGGCGCGCTTAAATATGAAGAAAAGGTTCAGGAAGAAAATAGCGGCGGGGCCATTCAATTTCATGATTTAAACGCAGATATTTCAAAACTGAGCAATACCTATCAGGAGCCTGAAAAAACAGATATCAAAATTAAAGCGGTCTTTATGGATAATACGCCGATTGATATAGATTGGAATTTTGATGTTCAAAATGTTCAGGATCAATTTCTTTTTAAGGCCACGGTTGGACCGTTGGATGCGGAAAAGATGAATCGGTTTACGCAACCTAATCTTAAGGTGCGTCTGCAAGGGCACGTTTCGCGAACGTATTTCACCATTGATGGAAACCACGATTCCTCCACAACCGATCTTAAGATCAACTATTCGGACTTTAAGGTCGAGGTTCTACAAAAAGATGGTAAGAAGAAAAACAAATTCCTTTCTGCAGTAGTGAATATTTTTGTTTCCAAAAACAGTGACAAGAAAGATGAACATTTTAAAGAAGGCACGGGAGAGGCGACTAGGAACAAGACAAAATCGGTTTTCAATCAGTTATGGATAAGTATTCAGAGCGCACTTAAAAAAATAATGATATAG
- a CDS encoding T9SS type A sorting domain-containing protein yields the protein MKKITTILLLSLSLSVFAQAPAKNRNSQENCDAAVESTTIAGGRQCSANNDWSIAIDVVIPADRNLTLTSITPSLGIEPGSVVASVLVTIYNNANGVPGSVVGSPQVITPTSSTFKGSQFGMDFSEVLLELSPVELAGSAGSSIRYWVAIQITTSNGTTGYIEHTSESAIGGPLAFSSGQGFIIPDATKEGVYSLTANCEPISGDLFPAPYCGPLVFGTVEPITLVEVAGISNRSSAVFNATPAHEDFVNVMGEMRQGNTYPIALEGNTVGDYENRFVVFIDWNQNEVLDDEGEVYVIEQPLVNSTGNDGVQIIGNIEVPIDAELGTTRMRVKKTFEIPATDPCDAGSNWGQAEDYSIVVSENLGISESNDLFGFSYFPNPVTDVLQLHSSKRIEEAALYNLLGQKVFETNFETKAETLELANLPAGTYILKVTIDGKMGSYKLVKE from the coding sequence ATGAAAAAAATCACAACTATCCTCCTTTTATCCCTAAGCCTCTCTGTATTTGCACAAGCTCCCGCCAAAAATCGAAACAGTCAAGAAAACTGCGATGCCGCAGTAGAAAGCACCACTATTGCTGGTGGCAGGCAATGCAGTGCGAATAATGATTGGTCCATCGCAATTGATGTAGTTATTCCAGCGGACAGAAATCTTACATTAACATCCATAACACCTAGTTTGGGAATAGAACCTGGATCTGTTGTTGCTTCAGTTCTAGTTACAATTTATAACAATGCTAATGGTGTTCCGGGAAGCGTTGTTGGGTCACCACAGGTAATAACTCCAACTTCATCTACCTTCAAAGGGTCCCAATTTGGTATGGATTTTTCTGAAGTACTATTGGAATTGTCCCCGGTTGAGCTTGCTGGCTCTGCAGGATCAAGCATTAGGTACTGGGTAGCGATACAGATAACAACATCAAATGGAACTACTGGTTATATTGAGCATACCTCCGAATCTGCTATTGGAGGACCCTTAGCTTTCAGTAGTGGTCAAGGTTTTATTATCCCAGATGCTACAAAGGAAGGGGTTTATTCGCTCACTGCCAATTGCGAACCTATAAGTGGCGATCTATTTCCGGCACCCTATTGCGGTCCGCTTGTATTTGGAACCGTAGAGCCTATAACCTTAGTGGAGGTTGCGGGAATTAGCAATCGTTCAAGTGCAGTTTTTAACGCAACTCCGGCCCATGAGGATTTCGTTAATGTTATGGGTGAAATGCGACAGGGAAATACGTATCCTATCGCTCTTGAAGGAAATACTGTTGGAGATTATGAAAACCGCTTTGTGGTTTTTATCGATTGGAACCAAAATGAAGTTTTAGATGATGAAGGCGAAGTGTATGTTATAGAACAACCCCTTGTTAACTCAACAGGAAATGATGGCGTTCAGATTATCGGAAATATAGAAGTTCCCATTGATGCTGAATTGGGAACTACCAGAATGCGGGTAAAGAAAACTTTTGAAATACCGGCAACAGATCCATGTGATGCTGGTTCCAATTGGGGTCAAGCTGAAGATTATTCGATTGTAGTCAGTGAAAATCTTGGAATATCAGAAAGCAACGATTTGTTTGGATTCTCATATTTCCCAAATCCCGTTACGGATGTTCTCCAACTCCATTCTTCCAAGAGAATTGAAGAAGCTGCACTCTATAATCTTTTGGGACAAAAAGTGTTTGAAACCAATTTCGAGACAAAAGCTGAGACCTTGGAACTTGCCAATCTTCCGGCCGGTACCTATATTTTAAAAGTAACCATTGATGGAAAAATGGGAAGTTATAAATTGGTAAAAGAGTAA
- a CDS encoding T9SS-dependent choice-of-anchor J family protein — MKKITLLFFSLMTTLFALQANAQVVTIGTQVGTSAFLPIDGGWGYSYSQQLVYSNQINTAGNITSISFYFDSGGPTNSDNWAIYLGHTAKTSFSSNTDWVLSTSLVKVFDGDVTFPAGGNWMTINFTNSFPYNGMDNLVIAVDENKPGDNLNGGGTKFGKTANVGSYRSIIYRNDNTNPNPASPPAATFRNNYINNMLLGFAVGCPAGIPFTEDFENSYTDGADLGGCWSQESVAGTENWVTRTQSDTYNRSARSGSEYITLAKDNNDWIFYALDLEEDTYYELKFYAKQDQNESVFVRASYGVSSTAAAMVNTITNNTLVTDTYQEFSGIFTPPSTGTYYIGIKGKHQNPTGEYMSLDDVSVNEIVEDYVYEGGAWHPHSPSTDPSTTKSVLVVNGTADLVGDTYINNLSVKPGAKLSIKNVLYLTAGGDVINDGEIIFLSDEDADGELAKVSESSHFSGSGIVTMHKYMSGNRAYRIVSSSVNTGNTINHSWQEGVHNTGTSFPADNQNPNLGYGTHITGSKTGDNGFDATLTGNPSMYTVSTLTQEYEAIPNTDNIILKAGTPYLLYVRGDRSVDLTDNSAGDGVTTILRASGELAHGFHTQVYEVIEAGDFVMFGNPYQSAVNMETVFNNSSNVNDEFLYIYDPTFGTIGGWATVTMSTNTAGGEAVGSQANKYLQVGQGAQVASLGSGDVTIAFKQDDKAPGNHTQTSATGETLLAENMLTVQVFTTERYNTGGRLHDGFRMMFDGNFSNELDRYDAVKPFNFAENFGIDHDGTYLSVERREMPVPSETYQLYSTGYTQAEYTLLLTVVGLEDVSLYLDDSFTGTSTLLEAGDNTYDFSVSADYPLSKSVDRFSIRTEQRLGLEDNNMLSGIRLFPNPIDNNIFNISAPNLDGQTVEISINDMLGRQVFTSQPTFSGSTVKIDLAQELKSGVYMVTISSNGESQSLRVIKR, encoded by the coding sequence ATGAAAAAGATTACACTCTTATTTTTCTCACTGATGACGACTTTATTTGCGTTGCAGGCAAATGCCCAGGTCGTAACCATTGGAACTCAAGTCGGCACGTCTGCCTTCTTGCCTATTGATGGAGGTTGGGGTTATTCCTATTCGCAACAATTGGTGTACTCAAATCAAATCAATACAGCTGGAAATATAACTTCCATTTCATTCTATTTTGATAGTGGAGGTCCTACTAATAGTGACAATTGGGCGATTTATTTGGGTCATACAGCAAAAACATCATTTAGCAGTAATACGGATTGGGTTTTATCAACTTCACTTGTAAAGGTTTTTGATGGTGATGTTACTTTTCCGGCTGGGGGCAACTGGATGACTATAAACTTTACCAATTCATTTCCCTATAATGGCATGGACAATTTGGTTATAGCCGTTGATGAGAATAAGCCGGGAGATAACCTTAATGGTGGTGGTACTAAATTTGGAAAGACGGCCAATGTCGGGTCATATAGGAGTATCATCTATAGGAATGATAATACCAATCCTAATCCTGCATCTCCTCCTGCCGCAACATTCAGGAATAATTATATTAACAATATGCTCTTAGGTTTTGCAGTTGGGTGCCCAGCTGGCATTCCCTTTACAGAAGACTTTGAAAATAGTTACACCGATGGTGCAGACCTTGGTGGCTGCTGGAGTCAAGAAAGCGTTGCTGGTACAGAAAATTGGGTTACCAGAACCCAGTCTGACACTTACAACCGAAGCGCAAGATCAGGTTCAGAGTATATTACTCTGGCTAAAGATAACAACGATTGGATTTTTTACGCGCTAGATCTTGAGGAAGATACTTACTATGAATTAAAATTTTACGCAAAGCAAGATCAGAATGAATCAGTGTTCGTTAGAGCGTCTTACGGAGTTTCCTCCACCGCAGCTGCAATGGTAAATACAATTACTAATAACACTTTGGTTACTGATACGTATCAAGAATTCTCAGGAATATTTACTCCTCCTAGCACGGGTACTTATTATATAGGAATTAAAGGTAAACACCAGAACCCCACAGGTGAGTATATGTCACTCGATGATGTAAGCGTAAACGAAATCGTTGAGGATTATGTATATGAAGGTGGTGCTTGGCATCCACATTCTCCAAGTACAGATCCTAGTACAACTAAAAGTGTTTTAGTTGTAAATGGTACTGCAGACCTTGTTGGGGATACCTACATTAACAATCTTTCCGTTAAACCAGGTGCTAAATTGAGCATAAAAAATGTACTGTATTTGACTGCGGGTGGAGATGTTATCAACGATGGGGAAATTATTTTCCTTAGTGATGAAGATGCAGATGGAGAATTGGCCAAAGTTTCTGAAAGTTCACACTTTTCTGGAAGTGGAATTGTTACCATGCACAAATATATGAGTGGGAACCGAGCATACCGAATAGTAAGTAGTTCAGTAAATACCGGTAACACAATTAATCACAGCTGGCAAGAAGGAGTTCACAACACTGGAACTTCTTTCCCAGCGGATAATCAAAATCCGAATCTGGGCTATGGTACCCATATTACCGGTAGTAAAACTGGCGATAATGGATTTGATGCTACGCTTACGGGAAATCCCTCTATGTATACAGTAAGTACTTTGACCCAAGAATATGAGGCAATTCCAAATACGGATAATATAATCTTGAAAGCAGGAACCCCTTATTTGTTGTACGTACGCGGAGATAGAAGCGTGGATTTAACCGATAATTCTGCCGGAGATGGTGTAACAACAATTTTACGGGCCTCTGGAGAGCTTGCTCACGGATTCCATACTCAAGTATACGAGGTTATCGAAGCTGGGGATTTTGTGATGTTTGGAAATCCATACCAAAGTGCAGTTAATATGGAGACAGTATTTAATAATTCGAGCAATGTGAATGATGAGTTCCTTTACATTTATGATCCTACATTCGGTACCATAGGAGGTTGGGCTACCGTTACCATGTCCACTAATACCGCCGGAGGTGAGGCTGTTGGTTCTCAGGCTAACAAATACTTGCAAGTAGGTCAAGGTGCCCAAGTTGCTTCTTTAGGTAGTGGAGATGTAACTATCGCCTTCAAGCAGGACGACAAAGCCCCTGGAAATCACACCCAAACTAGTGCAACGGGAGAAACCTTGCTTGCGGAAAATATGTTAACCGTTCAAGTATTTACAACTGAGCGATATAATACTGGAGGACGCCTACATGATGGTTTTAGAATGATGTTTGATGGAAACTTTAGTAACGAATTAGACCGTTATGATGCGGTAAAACCCTTTAACTTTGCTGAAAACTTTGGGATAGACCACGATGGTACTTATTTAAGTGTTGAGAGAAGAGAAATGCCAGTACCATCTGAAACTTACCAATTGTATAGCACTGGATATACTCAAGCGGAATATACACTTTTGCTCACTGTTGTTGGTCTTGAGGATGTATCACTTTACCTTGATGACAGTTTCACTGGAACTAGCACACTCTTAGAAGCTGGAGATAATACCTACGACTTTAGTGTAAGTGCGGATTATCCATTAAGTAAGTCTGTAGACCGTTTCTCAATCCGTACAGAACAACGTCTTGGTCTAGAAGATAACAATATGCTTTCAGGCATTAGATTGTTCCCGAACCCAATAGACAATAATATCTTCAATATAAGTGCTCCAAACTTGGATGGGCAAACAGTTGAAATTTCTATAAATGATATGTTGGGAAGACAGGTTTTTACAAGCCAACCGACATTCTCTGGAAGTACTGTAAAGATTGATCTTGCACAGGAATTGAAAAGCGGCGTTTATATGGTAACTATTTCATCTAATGGAGAGAGCCAAAGTCTTCGTGTTATTAAAAGATAA
- a CDS encoding M20/M25/M40 family metallo-hydrolase, with the protein MRKLTFVLWLFIFPAVLLAQDAAVLQQIKKEGLENSQVMDIAFHLTEKSGPRLMNSPGFYRAMDYSVKQLKEWGLDDVKKDEWGDFGKGWELKKFYIAMESPWYKPLIAFPKAWTSGTNGLKTASVILIDPEADSTALVTKYRGKLAGKILAMDKMIEYELDDKSDLVRYSKAELDSMASIQLDKKKSDDSEMTERRKKWIQAWRDARKKAEVLGNLAREEGAVAIISSSPRNHDGTVFVQQGGSHASDAPENFLDIAMALEDYNMIVRLVRANEPVKLGLEVASKFYTDQEKGYNVVGEITGTDKKLKDEVVMIGGHLDSWQGSVGATDNAAGAAVMMEAMRILKKLNIKPKRTIRIGLWGGEEQGIYGSRGYVSKTFADRKDMKLKPAHEKFDVYFNLDNGTGRINGIYLQENVAAHNILKKWLAPFEDLGATTITPGNTGGTDHLSFDSVGLPGFQFIQDEVEYNSRTHHSNMDSYDHLVEADLKQAATVIAGLIYQAAISDQKVPRKELPKAQNSEW; encoded by the coding sequence ATGCGCAAACTTACCTTTGTTTTATGGCTTTTCATTTTTCCTGCTGTTCTCTTGGCACAGGATGCAGCCGTACTTCAGCAAATCAAGAAAGAAGGGCTTGAAAATTCCCAAGTGATGGACATTGCTTTCCATCTCACAGAAAAAAGTGGTCCGAGATTGATGAACAGTCCTGGATTTTACCGAGCGATGGATTATTCTGTTAAGCAGTTAAAAGAATGGGGGCTTGACGATGTAAAAAAGGACGAATGGGGAGATTTTGGCAAAGGATGGGAATTGAAAAAATTCTATATTGCTATGGAATCGCCCTGGTATAAGCCTTTAATCGCATTTCCCAAAGCATGGACTAGTGGTACAAACGGCCTAAAAACGGCATCGGTAATCCTTATCGATCCCGAAGCAGATAGTACTGCCTTGGTTACAAAATATCGTGGAAAACTTGCTGGTAAGATTTTAGCCATGGATAAAATGATTGAATATGAATTGGATGATAAATCTGATTTGGTGCGATATTCCAAAGCGGAATTGGATTCGATGGCGTCCATCCAATTGGATAAAAAGAAATCGGATGATTCAGAAATGACTGAGCGACGAAAAAAATGGATACAAGCTTGGAGAGATGCCAGAAAAAAAGCGGAAGTTCTCGGTAATCTGGCCAGAGAAGAAGGTGCAGTGGCAATCATTAGTTCTTCCCCTAGAAATCACGATGGAACCGTTTTTGTTCAGCAAGGAGGTTCCCACGCATCTGATGCTCCTGAGAATTTCTTGGACATCGCAATGGCATTGGAAGATTATAATATGATTGTAAGACTGGTTCGTGCCAATGAACCGGTGAAACTTGGCTTGGAAGTGGCATCAAAGTTTTATACGGATCAAGAAAAAGGTTATAATGTTGTTGGTGAAATAACGGGTACAGACAAAAAACTAAAGGACGAAGTCGTGATGATCGGTGGCCATTTGGATTCCTGGCAAGGTTCCGTCGGCGCAACGGACAACGCTGCGGGCGCTGCCGTAATGATGGAAGCAATGCGGATTTTGAAGAAATTGAATATCAAACCAAAACGTACCATTCGCATCGGACTTTGGGGAGGAGAAGAGCAAGGAATTTACGGCTCCAGAGGCTATGTTTCCAAAACGTTCGCCGATAGGAAAGATATGAAGCTAAAACCTGCCCATGAAAAATTTGATGTCTATTTCAATCTCGATAATGGAACAGGACGCATCAATGGAATTTATTTACAGGAAAACGTAGCTGCCCATAATATCCTGAAAAAATGGCTGGCACCTTTTGAAGATTTAGGAGCTACAACAATTACTCCGGGGAATACTGGCGGAACAGATCACCTATCTTTCGATAGCGTAGGCCTGCCCGGGTTTCAGTTTATCCAAGATGAGGTGGAATACAATTCCCGAACCCATCATAGCAATATGGACAGCTATGACCACTTGGTGGAAGCAGATTTAAAACAGGCGGCTACGGTAATAGCAGGTTTGATTTATCAAGCCGCTATAAGCGATCAAAAGGTGCCTCGAAAGGAATTGCCAAAAGCTCAAAATAGTGAGTGGTAG